Genomic segment of Thiobacillus sp.:
TCATAATCGAACCCCCGTTCAGTCCCCGGCTGTAGCGCCTGCTCCACCAACGCCATGAAGCGCGGGCAATCTTCGGGATGCACACGCGCCAGCCAGCCTTCCATAGTCTGCGGGGCATCCGATGCATCCAGGCCCAAGTCAGCAAGGGTGCTGCCGTCATAGCCCAGCTTGCCGGCGGTGAAATCCAGTTCCCATGTCAGGAGCTTGGCCGCTTCCATGGCCATGGCGAGACGTCTTTCTTCCCGCTTCTGCTCGGTAATGTCGTCATACACCCCGAGCACACCGGCGATCTCGCCCTGACCGTCGTACAAAGGCACCTTGGAGGTGCGCAACCAGATCGTCTTGCCGTCCGGTGTGGCCTGGGGTTCTTCAAAATTGAGCCGAGCCTGGCCGGTTTGCATGACGGCCAGGTCGTCGGCGCGATACAGATCGGCCTGCTCCGCCCAGCCCATGGCGTAGTCGTCCAGCCCGATCAATTCGGCGGGCGCGCTCTTGCCGGCATCCCGCGCGAAGGCCGGATTGCAGCCCAGGTAGCGGGAGTCGCGATCTTTCCAGAACACCCGGATCGGCGCGGTGTCGATGATCTGTTGCAGCAAGTCGCGCGATTGGGCGAGTGCTGCTGAAATTTTGGCTAGAGCCAGCGCGGCCTCACGGCGCTCGGTAATGTCGCGGGCGAAGCCGACGGTGCCCACTACTTCGCCCGTATCGTCGAAGACCGGCGCCTTGTAGGTCTCGAACCATTTCCGCGTTCCGTCGGCATCGACGATTTCCTCTTCCACGCTCTTCTGTTTCCCGGAAGCAAGGACAGCCCGATCGTCGGCCCGATAGCCTTCGGCCAAATCGACTGGCGCGATATCGAAGTCGTTCTTGCCGACCAGATCGTCGGTGCCGCGCTGGCCGAACAACTGCACGAAGCCCTGGTTGACGGCGAGGAAACGGCTCTCGGTATCCTTGAGCCAGACGGCGAAGGGGAAGTTGTCGAGCAGGGCCCGCTGGTACTGCTCGCGCTGCTGCAGTTCGCGCTCATTGCGCTTCCGCTCGGTAATGTCTTCTCCGGCTGACAAGCCACCGATGATGTGGCCGTCCTTGTCGCGGATGGCGCTGTTGTGCCAGGCGATCAGGCGCTCCTCGCCATCGCGGGTGCGTACCGGGTTTTCGTGGTATTCCGAACCGGCGAGGTTGCCCGTCAAGGCCATTTTGAACACTTCGCGGATCGTGTTGACATCGATGCCGCGCGGCAGGCAGGTGGCAAACCAGTCCTGGCCGATCAACTCGTCTTCACGGTAACCCAGAATCTCGCAACCCTTGCGGTTGACCAGCGTGATCCGTCCCTGGGGATCAAGGGCGACGATCATGGCCTCCACCGTGGCCAGGATGTTGCGGGTGCTGTCCCGTTCCAGGCGCAGCGCCTGTTCCTGTTTGATTTCCTCGGTGATGTCCAGGCTCAATCCAACCAGCGCCACCGGGCGCTGGTCGGCATCCCGCTTGACCGCCTTGATGACGCGCAAATCATGGATTTGACCATCGACGAAGGGCAGGCGCTGATGCGTGACGCTGACCCCGGCACTCGCCAGCGCCTTGGCATCCGAGGCAAGACATTGCGGCCGGAATTCATCCGGTATCAGCTCGATGTAATGGTCAACCGACAGAAATTGTTCTTCCGGAATGCCCGTTGCCTGACAAAACGCCTTGTTGACGAAAGCGATCCTGCCACTGCCATCCTGCAGCCAGATCCCGATCGGCGCATAGTCAAGAATAAATTGCAGGGTTTCACGCTCCTGCCGCAACGCCTGTTCCGCCAGCACCCGATCAGTGACCACACGGGCTACGCCAAACAAGCCAAGGATCTCGCCCTGATCGTTCCGGATCGGGAATTTACGGTTATCCACCCAACCCTTCCGACCATCCTTGGTCTCATATTCCTGGATCTCCTGCGCAACCGGAATGCCGGCGAACACCTGCTGCTCCAGGCGGTAATAGACATCGGCATATTCCTCGGGGAATACATCGTAATCCGTCTTTCCGATCAGATCAGTCCAGTGTTCCGATGGCTGGGTAACGCTGACCAGGGTTTGGCTGGCACCGGTAAAAACGTGATGACGATCCTTGAAGAACATGAAATCGTCGGTGTTTTCCATCATTGCCCGCATCATCGGATCGGTGGCAGCGTCTGCCAGTGTGCGAGGAAGACTGGCGGCATCCTGCAGGGTCAGATCGTGGAAGAAATCTCCTTGCAAGGATTCCCGCCGACATGACACCCAGACGCAGCGGATGCGGCCGTTGGCCTGACGGACGCGCAGGTTGTCCGAACGCGGGCCTGCCTCAGTCCCGACCTCGAAAAAACCCTTGAAGCGCTCGCGATCCTCGGCATGAATACGGGCTACCAGATCGACCATTCCCGTGAGGAACGCTTGCGCGTCGAATCCCAGCAGTAGCAACGGATTCCCCGATACCGAATCAATGCACACTTCATCGCCGATACGGTAACGGAAACTTGCCTCGAGAGGCGCGGAAGGGATCGGTGTCATAACCTGCGTATCAAAGCGACTCTAGTGTTTCTGGCTGACGCACTGCGGCTAGCTCTCAAGTAAACGAAGGGCCGCCCCGAGTTTACTTGACCCCCTCGGGGGGCGGGCTGGGCGCAGCCCGGCCCTGGGGGCGCTCAGAGAAAGTAGCAATAGGGGTTAGCCATATGGGCCAGACATCGGTTTCACTCATACCTCAAATGCCATCAACTCCAACCCCTGCACGACTCTGAAATGCTTCACGTTGGCCGATGCCAGGGTAAGACCCTGCGCGATGGCGGTGGCGGCGATGAGGGCATCGGCGAGCAACAGGTCGTCACCCAAGGCATGCGCTTCACCAGTGCCGCCGCCCGGTTCGAGATCCCCTCCGACACCGGCAGGATGCGCGCTTTTCGGCGACCCAAGTCCTTCGTCAGCCGTTCCAGTTCCTTCCGATTGCGGCAACCCTGCACCAATTCCATGTAGGTCACCACCGACAGCGTCAGCTCCGGCAGCCCCTCCAGAAAGCGCGCTGCCCCCCTCGTGGCCACGCAGGTACCAGATCAGCACATCGGTGTCGACCAGCATCGCCATGCTCAATCGCGGGTAAAACGCGGCGCACGCAGGCTGCGCACATAACCCGCCACATCGGCCAGGTCCTGCCGGTCACTCCACATCCCGAAGGCTGACTCCGTTTCCACGCCTGCCTCCTCCTCGATGCGCACTGTCACCCATGCATTGCCGGCGTTAGCGAGCTTGGTGCGCCAGGGCTCGGGCAAATCGCTGCCTTTCACATGCTCGAATACGACTTCATTCATGGGTTGCTCCTCTCAAGAAGACGATGGGCCACCCCGAGCCTTGCCGTTCCTCGAAATGGCGTGTTGCGCCATTTTCTTGACCCCCACGGGGGGCGGACCGGGCCCGGCCCTGGGGGCGCTCAAGGATGACTGCAAGGGCTCACACGCCCGGTCCATCAACTCGCGCATGTAGCCCATGTCGGACTCCCATTCGCTTGGCTTCGCGACCAGCTTAGCGCTTGCCCATTCGTGTGTATAGCCAGCGCATTGGGACCGGCTAATCCCCCCGATGCCTTAACTTCAGCACCAGCACCGAGCCCGCCAGGGCCAGGGTCATGGCGTTGGCCAGGATGATGGGCCAGCTTTCCAGGGCGATGCCGTAGAGCATCCACAGCCCCACCCCCAGGGTAAACAGGCTGTACATGGACAGGGAGATGCCGGACAGGTCCCGGGTGGACCAGGAATGCACGGCCTGGGGGATGAAGGACAGGGTGGTGAGGCCGGCGGCGGCGTAGCCCACCAGTTCCATCAAAGGGGAAGGCATTGCCTCAACCCCCGCCGAAGGCCACCAGTTCCGCCAGCTTGGCCCGGGCGGCGCCGGAGGCGATGGCTTCCCGGGCCTTGTCCACCCCTTCCGCCAGGCTGTCGGTCACGCCGGCGGCATAGACGGCGGCGCCGGCGTTGAGGGTGACGATGTCCCGCTCGGGGCCGGGCTGGTTGTCCAGCACCTTCAGCACCCGGGCCCTGGATTCCTCCACGTCGTTCACCCGCAGGGCGGCGATGTCGTGGGTGGCCATGCCGAACTGGGAGGGGTGCAGGGTGTATTCCGTCACCTGGCCGTCCCGCAGCTCCCCCACCAGGGTCTCGCCGGAGATGGAGATTTCGTCCAGGCCTTCCCGGCCGTGGACCGTGAGGGCCCGGTGGGCGCCCAGGCGCTGCAAGACCCGCACCTGGATGCCCACCAGGTCCGGGTGGAACACGCCCATGACCTGGTTGGGGGCCCCGGCGGGGTTGGTGAGGGGGCCCAGGATGTTGAAGATCGTGCGGATGCCCAGTTCCCGGCGCACCGGGGCGGCGTGCTTCATGGCGCCGTGGAAGTTGGGGGCGAACATGAAGCCCAGGCCCACCTGCTCGATGCAGCGGGCCACGTCCTCGGGGGGCAGGTTGATGTTCACCCCCAGGGCCTCCAGCACGTCGGCGCTGCCGGACTTGGAGGACACGGAGCGGCCGCCGTGCTTGGCCACCCGGGCCCCGGCGGCGGCGGCCACGAAGGCGGCGGCGGTGGAGATGTTGAAGGTGTGGCTGGTGTCGCCGCCGGTGCCGCAGGTGTCCACCAGGCGGGCGGTGTCGGCCAGGGGCACCTGGGTGGCGAATTCCCGCATCACCGTGGCTGCGGCGGCGATCTCGCCGATCGTTTCCTTCTTCACCCGCAGGCCGGTGATGAGGGCGGCCATGAGCACCGGGCTCATCTCGCCGGACATGATCTGGCGCATGAGGGACAGCATCTCGTCGTGGAAGATTTCCCGGTGCTCGATGATGCGGGCCAGGGCGTCTTGGGGCTTCATTTGCGTGCTCACTTGCGTGCTCAGTTGCGTGTCTCGTCCAGGAAGTTCTTCAGCAGCTGGTGGCCGTGCTCCGTCAGCACGGATTCCGGATGGAACTGGACGCCCTCCACCGCCAGGGTCTTGTGGCGCACCCCCATGATCTCGCCGTCCTCGGTCCAGGCGGTGATCTCCAGGCAGTCGGGCAGGGTCTCCCGCTCGATGACCAGGGAGTGGTAGCGGGTGGCGGTGAAGGGGTTGGGGAGATTCCGGAACACCCCCACATCGGCGTGGAAGATGGGCGAGGTCTTGCCGTGCATGAGCTGCTTGGCATGCACGATTTTTCCGCCGAAGGCCTGGCCGATGCTCTGGTGGCCCAGGCACACGCCCAAGAGGGGTATCTTGCCGGCGAAGGCCTTGATCACGGGCACGGACACCCCCGCCTCGTTGGGGGTGCAGGGGCCGGGGGAGAGGACGATCTGGTCCGGCTTCATGGCCCCGATCTCCTCCACGGTGATCTCGTCGTTGCGATGCACCCGCACGTCCTCGCCCAGCTCGCCGAAGTACTGCACCAGGTTGTAGGTGAAGGAGTCGTAGTTGTCGATCATCAGGAGCATATAGCGGCTATCCTTTTGTTCTGTAAGGCTACTGTCCCAGATATTCAGCCTTGATACCCGCTTAGATACCCGCTATTTCTTTTGATACCCCCGCGCCGATGGTCTGGAACCGAATGCACGAAAGCCACCATTTTCCCCTATATCGGTCTTGTCTCAAACACTGCCATACATGCGCGCGTCAGTTGCATGATTTTGAGGCGCTTTCACTGGCTGACTCCCGATACACACACCCGAAACCACTGCCATGGCTCAAGAAACTCCGAGGGCGGAAGTCTGCTTCTTTCAGGTTCCCCTTCTTCATCAACCCAACCACAGCAAGGACAAGAACCGCGCTCTCGTTTATGTTGATGAATTGCAGGCGCCGGAGGCTATTACCGGAAGGCTGAACCCTGAAAACGCAAATCCCGCCTTTGCGGGGCGGGATTTCGTGTCGGCCCAGGGAGAGATCAACGCCGTAGAGCCTAGTGCTGTTCTGGCTACTTCTCCGAACTCCGACAAGCCAAGTATAGGCAAATACGGCACACCGGCCAACATCAACGCGGCGGCCCTCAACTATGCAAGACGGGGGAGATGATCCAGGTGGCCGCAAGGCGGGGAGAGCCACCAATGCGCCTACGCACACCGCCGCTTCGCGCACCCGCGACGGAATGGGTGCTGGATCGTTGGCTCCCCGATGCGATTGTCCCATCGCTGGATCAGGCTACGCGCCGGGACTCTACGGAGAGAGGCAGCCCAGCGGGAGCGGGAAGAACCTCAATGGTGCCAGAAAATGCGACGCCAGAATGAATTTACAAGATAGGCGCAAGTCATTATTGGATGAAACCGATACGGTGCTTTGATGGCCCCCTGTTGGTAACCCAGTTCGACAAGTCCTCGGCCCTGATCCGGGTTAGATCGGCTTCGTTCGCAGTTGACATACCAGAGCGCGATACCCGCAGGTTCTGATTTTTTACCGACTTCAGGACCAGCTTCCGCACGTCACGCGCATTCCCGGAATAGCGATCCCGAGATTTCACGTAGCGATCAAAGTAATCCGTCAGTATTCGCTCAGCATTCTCGTCAGGACAAAGACCTTCCTCGGAGAAGAGGCGCTCGGCGATCGAGTGCAGTTCCGTGCTGCTGTAGTCCTCGAAGGTGATGAAGGTATCAAAGCGCGACTTCAGTCCTGGATTGGAGGCGAGGAACTCGTCCATCTCATCGGGATAGCCCGCAACGACCACGACGAAGCGGCCGCGCTCGTCCTCCATCCGCTTGAGCAGTACCTGAACGGCTTCCGGTCCAAAGTCATTTTGCGAACCAGCGGCCAAAGAATAGGCTTCGTCAATGAAGAGCACGCCCCCGATGGCTTGATCAATGAGGGCGCCGGTCTTCACCGCCGTCTGCCCAATGTACTCCGCGACAAGCGCCTGTCGATCGCACTCGACCAGATGTCCACGTTCGAGAAGTCCCAGGGCACGAAGTATCCGCGCAAGAATCCTTGCCACGGTCGTCTTCCCTGTTCCTGGGTTGCCAGTGAAAACGAAGTGAGAAGTCAGAAACCGGGAGGGGTCCTTGCCGACGACTCGATAGTAACGGACCAGATCGACAAGCTCCGTGATCTCCTGCTTCACTGCTGGAATGCCCACTAGGGCGTCCAGTTGCTGCAACGCCTTGCCAAGGGCGTCCTCATCAATGGAAACCGCCAGTTTGCTGGCAGGTTTTGTTTGAAAGACAGCCTCGACATCGGCAAGACTGACCCTCACCAAGTCCTCGTAGCTCGCCTCATGTTTGAGGCCTCTTACCCTCTGCGCCATTGCAGCCTTGATGTCATGGACGAGGCCCTTCACATACCGCGCATTCCCGAAGGCGGCGTCTCTGTCACGGTAGGCAACTTCCAGTTTCTTACCCAAATACTGGAGCGCGTCGACCGCAATCGTGAGTTGCATCCTTTCAATCGTTTCCTTGGCAATGGCCAGAAGTTGGGCCGGCGTGAAGTCTTCAAAGGTCACTTCACGGCCACGAAAACGCGAGCGCAAGCCCGGGTTACTGGCAAGAAACTGTTCCATTGGTTTTGGGTACCCGGCCACGATGACGCCGAAATCCCTAGGCATGTCGCTCATGGCTTTCAGAAGGACTTCCACCGCCTCAATGCCGAAGTCATTGTGGCCCTTACCTGCCAGCGCATAGGCTTCGTCAATGAACAGAAAGCCCCCCTGCGCCCGGGTGATGGCATCCCGCGTTTTCTTCTCCGTGGCGCCAATCACATCGCCCACCAGGTCGGCTCGACTGACCTCAACGACATGGCCTTGCGACAGCAAGCCGAGGTTCTTGTAGATGGCGCCAAGCAGGCGGGCGACTTTGGTCTTGCCGGTTCCCGGATTTCCTTTCAGGACCAGCGAAACGGGAAGATCCTGTGGGGTATCAATGCCAACCTTGCGCAACCGTTGGTTGTGAAGCACCACCCCGATGTCAGCTTCTACGAGTTGCTTCAGTTCATCCAAGCCCGTCAGAGCAAGCAATTTCTGGTAGTGAGACTCGGCCGCCAATCTATCCAGTATCGCGCCTGCGCCGACTCGTGATTCAGTAGCAGCCTGTTCCAGTTCGCCCACAACGCGGTCCAACTCGGCAGCAAGAAGATGAGGCCCCGTTTCCCTGAGGACATTCGCGATCGAGCGGTAGTACCAGAGCGTTCCATCTTTCTTCCCACTGAACCTGTCCCATACTTCGTCCCCGTCTTTGCGCAGTTCAGCCAGGATGCAGCGGGCGTTGTGAAGCTTGTCCGCTGCGATCACCAAGCGGGCACTATCCGAGACGCGGGGTAAGGAACTGACAAAAGCCTTTTTCCGTTCCTGCCACGGCGGCTTGGGTCTTTCCAGGGTATCGGTGCAGGACAACACAATGTCGGCAATCCGTGGCGAGAATTTGGTGCTGATCTCGTCTAACGCCGCCCAACCATCCCCATTGTCGACGGCATCGTGGAGCAGTGCCGCAATGGCTTCGTCCTCGTTCCCACCGTATTCCTGGACGATAGCGGTGACGGCGAGAACGTGAGAGATGTAGGGGATGGTGCCGCCTTTCCGCGTTTGCTCGCGGTGGAAGTTCAACGCGGCCGTTACAGCACGGCGGAACCGCAACGATGCTTGATACTCACCGACCTTTTCTTCTCGCAGCACGTTCAAAGGAACAAGCGCCGAAAACAGGTCTTGCTGTCCACTTGTACTGGAACGCTCGTAATAGATGCCGGTGAATGCATTGCTAGTGAAGGCCGTGAGATGGGGCTTGTACTCCTGCAAGATGCGTGAAGTCGCGTGGTTCAGGCTGATGCATTCCTCGTCCGCTGGAAGTCGGACGGTGCACTTGCATTGCTTGAGTTCAACCCGGTTGGGTTTCCTGATGGCCAGATACAGATCTTCCTTAAGCAATATGGGCACGAAATAGTCCCTATGGTTAGGCCCGCCACCCAACGTTTGGCGCCTTAATGCATCCGGGACCGATCTCGCCGTCTGGACCAAGGCAAAGAGTGTGGTTCCAGAGGGAAAAAGCAGAATGTCATCGGTACCGCTAGTTTTTTCCGTCGCACCAGAAGTCATGGCGCTTCCTCCTGATTGACCTGAACACGCAGTTCGCTCACGGTGGAGGCGAAGCAATCGAGTATTGGGTGACTCCAGCTACATGACAGTGCCTTAAGACACTTTTCGTAATACCAGACCTGCTTGTCGGCGGCGCCGTTCTTGGTCTTGGCCATGCGTGCCTTCCAGGTATCGACACCCTCGATTTGAATGTCCCGGAGGGTGTTACTGAGGTTGTGCAACTTGTCTGCACATGCCACTAATTTGGCCTCGCCCGGCTTGACTGCCATTGCCTTGAGATAGGCCTTCTTGCGCGGCCGCCATTCGGACTTTTCGCCCACTCCAAAGGAATCGGTGCAGGCCGCCACGATGTCTGCGACGGCATCGCCGAACATGACTCGCACAGTTTCTAGCATTGGGCGCCCACCACAATCTTCGGCCGAGTCGTGCAGCAGGGCAGCAATG
This window contains:
- a CDS encoding PAS domain S-box protein, translating into MTPIPSAPLEASFRYRIGDEVCIDSVSGNPLLLLGFDAQAFLTGMVDLVARIHAEDRERFKGFFEVGTEAGPRSDNLRVRQANGRIRCVWVSCRRESLQGDFFHDLTLQDAASLPRTLADAATDPMMRAMMENTDDFMFFKDRHHVFTGASQTLVSVTQPSEHWTDLIGKTDYDVFPEEYADVYYRLEQQVFAGIPVAQEIQEYETKDGRKGWVDNRKFPIRNDQGEILGLFGVARVVTDRVLAEQALRQERETLQFILDYAPIGIWLQDGSGRIAFVNKAFCQATGIPEEQFLSVDHYIELIPDEFRPQCLASDAKALASAGVSVTHQRLPFVDGQIHDLRVIKAVKRDADQRPVALVGLSLDITEEIKQEQALRLERDSTRNILATVEAMIVALDPQGRITLVNRKGCEILGYREDELIGQDWFATCLPRGIDVNTIREVFKMALTGNLAGSEYHENPVRTRDGEERLIAWHNSAIRDKDGHIIGGLSAGEDITERKRNERELQQREQYQRALLDNFPFAVWLKDTESRFLAVNQGFVQLFGQRGTDDLVGKNDFDIAPVDLAEGYRADDRAVLASGKQKSVEEEIVDADGTRKWFETYKAPVFDDTGEVVGTVGFARDITERREAALALAKISAALAQSRDLLQQIIDTAPIRVFWKDRDSRYLGCNPAFARDAGKSAPAELIGLDDYAMGWAEQADLYRADDLAVMQTGQARLNFEEPQATPDGKTIWLRTSKVPLYDGQGEIAGVLGVYDDITEQKREERRLAMAMEAAKLLTWELDFTAGKLGYDGSTLADLGLDASDAPQTMEGWLARVHPEDCPRFMALVEQALQPGTERGFDYEYRFRSPHDGYLWLQTVGRVVHRDATGRPLLGAGYTVNIDARKQVELALAKERLFSTETINALPGIFYMFDSSGRFLRWNQHFKEVTGYSDNELATMHGPDFFSGGDRERIVAAMDEVFRNGKASIEALFQDRNGRGRPYLFSGMRMVLDGEAYLIGVGIDITERKRSEETIRFSEARLARAELASRSGNWEFHMEIGDGLCSEGARKIYGIDKLEFDLTSIQRIPLPEYRPLLDSALKNLIENNEPYDVEFKIKAVDTGEMKDIHSVAQYDREKGIVFGVIQDITQRKAAEAELEHYRQHLEELVVSRTAELALAKEAAEAANIAKSAFLANMSHEIRTPLNAITGMAHI
- a CDS encoding SemiSWEET transporter, giving the protein MPSPLMELVGYAAAGLTTLSFIPQAVHSWSTRDLSGISLSMYSLFTLGVGLWMLYGIALESWPIILANAMTLALAGSVLVLKLRHRGD
- the pabA gene encoding aminodeoxychorismate/anthranilate synthase component II: MLLMIDNYDSFTYNLVQYFGELGEDVRVHRNDEITVEEIGAMKPDQIVLSPGPCTPNEAGVSVPVIKAFAGKIPLLGVCLGHQSIGQAFGGKIVHAKQLMHGKTSPIFHADVGVFRNLPNPFTATRYHSLVIERETLPDCLEITAWTEDGEIMGVRHKTLAVEGVQFHPESVLTEHGHQLLKNFLDETRN
- a CDS encoding HD domain-containing protein yields the protein MPEKNTVPLLSPKFALALQFANEIHSTQARKGLGAPYISHLMAVSALVLEFGGNETQAIAALLHDSAEDCGGRPMLETVRVMFGDAVADIVAACTDSFGVGEKSEWRPRKKAYLKAMAVKPGEAKLVACADKLHNLSNTLRDIQIEGVDTWKARMAKTKNGAADKQVWYYEKCLKALSCSWSHPILDCFASTVSELRVQVNQEEAP
- the trpD gene encoding anthranilate phosphoribosyltransferase; the protein is MKPQDALARIIEHREIFHDEMLSLMRQIMSGEMSPVLMAALITGLRVKKETIGEIAAAATVMREFATQVPLADTARLVDTCGTGGDTSHTFNISTAAAFVAAAAGARVAKHGGRSVSSKSGSADVLEALGVNINLPPEDVARCIEQVGLGFMFAPNFHGAMKHAAPVRRELGIRTIFNILGPLTNPAGAPNQVMGVFHPDLVGIQVRVLQRLGAHRALTVHGREGLDEISISGETLVGELRDGQVTEYTLHPSQFGMATHDIAALRVNDVEESRARVLKVLDNQPGPERDIVTLNAGAAVYAAGVTDSLAEGVDKAREAIASGAARAKLAELVAFGGG
- a CDS encoding AAA family ATPase gives rise to the protein MTSGATEKTSGTDDILLFPSGTTLFALVQTARSVPDALRRQTLGGGPNHRDYFVPILLKEDLYLAIRKPNRVELKQCKCTVRLPADEECISLNHATSRILQEYKPHLTAFTSNAFTGIYYERSSTSGQQDLFSALVPLNVLREEKVGEYQASLRFRRAVTAALNFHREQTRKGGTIPYISHVLAVTAIVQEYGGNEDEAIAALLHDAVDNGDGWAALDEISTKFSPRIADIVLSCTDTLERPKPPWQERKKAFVSSLPRVSDSARLVIAADKLHNARCILAELRKDGDEVWDRFSGKKDGTLWYYRSIANVLRETGPHLLAAELDRVVGELEQAATESRVGAGAILDRLAAESHYQKLLALTGLDELKQLVEADIGVVLHNQRLRKVGIDTPQDLPVSLVLKGNPGTGKTKVARLLGAIYKNLGLLSQGHVVEVSRADLVGDVIGATEKKTRDAITRAQGGFLFIDEAYALAGKGHNDFGIEAVEVLLKAMSDMPRDFGVIVAGYPKPMEQFLASNPGLRSRFRGREVTFEDFTPAQLLAIAKETIERMQLTIAVDALQYLGKKLEVAYRDRDAAFGNARYVKGLVHDIKAAMAQRVRGLKHEASYEDLVRVSLADVEAVFQTKPASKLAVSIDEDALGKALQQLDALVGIPAVKQEITELVDLVRYYRVVGKDPSRFLTSHFVFTGNPGTGKTTVARILARILRALGLLERGHLVECDRQALVAEYIGQTAVKTGALIDQAIGGVLFIDEAYSLAAGSQNDFGPEAVQVLLKRMEDERGRFVVVVAGYPDEMDEFLASNPGLKSRFDTFITFEDYSSTELHSIAERLFSEEGLCPDENAERILTDYFDRYVKSRDRYSGNARDVRKLVLKSVKNQNLRVSRSGMSTANEADLTRIRAEDLSNWVTNRGPSKHRIGFIQ